The genomic DNA CTCGACGTACTTGGCGACGATGTCGACCTCCAGGTTGACCCTGTCCCCCGGCTGTGTGAAGCCGAGGGTGGTCAGCGCGAGCGTCGTGGGGATGAGGCTGATCGTGAAGAAGTCGGGGCCCGCCTCCACGACGGTGAGGCTGACGCCGTCGACGGTGATGGAGCCCTTCTCCACGACGTAGCGGGCGAGATCGGCCGGCAGCGAGACGGTGACGACCTCCCAGTTGTCGGAGGTCCTGCGCGCCGTGATCTCGCCGGTGCCGTCCACGTGGCCCTGCACCAGGTGCCCGCCGAGGCGCCCGCCGACGGCCGTGGGGCGCTCCAGGTTGACCCGGTCGCCGGGGCCGAGGCCGCCGAGGCTGGAGCGGTCCAGCGTCTCTGCCATCACGTCGGCGGTGAACTCCGCGCCCTCGTGGCCGACGACGGTCAGGCACACGCCGTTGACGGCGATGGAGTCGCCGTGCCGGGCGCCCTCGGTGACGACGGGGCCGCGGAGCCGGAAGCGGGCGGCGTCGGGCAGTTCCTCGACGGCGACGACCTCGCCGAGCTCTTCAACGATTCCGGTGAACAACGTCAGCTCTCCTTGGTGGCGGGCGGCTCGGGCACGGGACCCGGCACGGCGGTCAGCCGGAGGTCGGGGCCGAGGTGATCGACGGCGGTCACATCGAGGCGCAACGCCTCGCCGATCGTCCCGATTCCGGCGTCGGCGAGCGCGGCGGGCCCGGCGCCCAGCAGGACGGGGGCGAGGTAGCAGACGACCCGGTCGACGACTCCTGCGGCGAGGAACGCCCCGGCCAGGGCCGGGCCGCCCTCCAGCAGTACGGAGCGCACGTCCCGCCCGTACAGCGCGGCGAGCAGCGCGGCGACGTCGAGCCCGCGGCCGCCGGCGGCGCGCGGCAGCCGCACCACGTCGGCGCGGCGGCCGGCGCGGGCCGCGGCGGCGTCGAGGACGGCGGTGAGGCCGTCGACGGCGGAGTCCGCGGCATCGGCGGCCACGGCGACGAGGGTGGGGGCGGCGCCGTCGAGGATCCGGGCGCCGGGGGTGAGCGCGGTGCCCTCGGTGTCGGCGACGACGCGCAGCGGCTGAGTGACGCCGGCCTCGGCCCGGGGGCCGCGGACGGCGAGTTGCGGGTCGTCGGCGCGCAGGGTGCCGGAGCCGACGACGACGGCGTCGGCCTCGGCCCGCAGCCGGTGGACGTCGGCGCGGGCGGCCGGCGAGGTGATCCAGCGGCTGGTGCCGTCGGCGGCGGCGCTGCGGCCGTCGAGGGTGGCGGCGTACTTCCAGAGCACGTAGGGGCGGCCGCGGAGCACGGAGGTCAGCCACGGCTCGTTCCCGGCGGCGGCTTCGTCGGCGAGCAGGCCGCCCTCCGCCTCGATGCCGGCGGCCGCGAGCGCGGCGGCCCCGCCGCCGGCCGCAGGGGTGGGGTCGGCGACGGCGTAGACGACGCGGGCGACGCCGGCTGCGGCGAGCGCGCGGACGCAGGGACCCGTGCGGCCGGTGTGGCTGCAGGGTTCGAGGGTCACGACGGCGGTGCCGCCGCGGGCCCGCTCCCCCGCGTCGGCCAGCGCGGCGACCTCGGCGTGCGGGCCGCCGGCGCGGGCGTGGTGGCCCTCGCCCGCCGGGTGTCCTGCGGCGTCGAGGATCACGCAGCCGACGACGGGGTTGGGGCTGGTGTCGCCGAGCGCCCGGGAGGCGAGCGCGATGGCGCGGCGCATGGCCTGCGCTTCGGCTGGGGTGGCCACCGGGTCCTCCTGCCTCGTCGGGCACGGACTCCGGGGCCTGTCTTCACGACAGTCACGGAACGCGATCACCGGAGCGCCGGCCGGGAAACGGGTGGACCGCCCGGAAAGGGGCGGGCCGCCGCCGGCGGCGCACCTGTGGCATCCCGCCGCGCACTGCCTCCCATCCGGACTTTCACCGTCGGTCCAGGAATTTCACCTGGTCAACCGGCCGCTGGCAGCGGCCGGGTCGCGGACTTTAACCGCCGGTTCGGATTTTCACCGACCCCGGAGTGCGCGTACGTCACTGGTACGCCTCCAGTCTGCCACGCCCCGGCGGCGGTCAATCCGCCGGATCCTGTGGGCTGGATCACCTGCGCGCGGCCTTGCGGGGTCCCGGCGGGACGGCGGGCACCACTCGTACGAGGGGTGCTCCGGGCCTCGCCCTGGCGGGTGATGGCCGCGCGGTCCCCCGGCTGCCAGGGTGACCGCCATGACGTCTGTGCAGGACACGGCGGCCTCCGGCGCCCTCGACGCCGCCGCGGAACGGATGCGCGCGCTGACGTGCGAGCTGCCCAGGCGCGACGGGGTGGCGGTCTTCACCTCGGTCTATCTCGCGGTGACCGACGAGGTACGACTGCATCTGGCGGCCGGCGGCTTCGCCGACAGGACCGCGGCCGCCGGGCTCGCCGCGGACTTCGCCGGCCGGTTCCTGGCCGCGGTGCAGGACGATGCGGCGGGCCGCCGCCCGCCGGCGTGCTGGCGCCCGCTGTTCGAGGCCCGCCGCCATCGCGGCGTGCACACCCTGCAGTTCGCGCTCGCCGGGATCAACGCCCATATCGGCTACGACCTCCCGCTCGCCGTCGTCGCCACCTGCCGCGCGCTGGGGCGCGACCCCGAGGACGTGGAGGGCGACTACGAGCGGGTGGGCGAGCTGCTCGTACGGCTGGAGGAGCGGATCCGCGAGCAGCTCATGCCGGGGCCCGACCTGCTGGACGTCGCGGATCCGCTCACCCACCTCGCGGGTGCCTGGAGCCTGGAGCGCGCGCGGGACGCGGCGTGGGCGGCGGCCCGGGTGCTGTGGCGGCTGCGCGGGCTGCCGGAGGTGGGCGAGGAGTTCGGCGAGCGGCTGGACCAGTCGGTGGGGCTGGTCTCGCGCTGCCTGCTGGTGCCGCTGGGCGGCCGGCCGGACGACTGAGCCGGGCGGCCGGTCCGTAGCGCGGCAGCTCGCTCACGCCGTACGGACCGGGCGCCCGGCCGCCGCCGGGGTCAGTCCTCCGGCAGCTCCACCGGGGCGATGGCGTCGAAGACGTCGCCCGGCCCGGGGTTGGCCGGGTCGGTGGCGCCGCCGAAGTGCCGCATCACGCCCCACACCGCGTTCAGCGCGGTCTGCACCGCGCCCTCGGCCCAGCCCGCCGTCCAGGAGATGTCGTCGCCGGCCAGGAACAGCCCGCGCTTGCCCTCGGGCAGCGCCTCCTGCATGAAGTGGGTGAACAGCCGCCGCTGGTAGCGGTAGTGGCCGGGCAGGTTGGCCTTGAACGCGCCCATGAAGTACGGCTCGTCCTCCCAGGAGACCGTCACGGGCGGGCCGATGACGTGCTTCCTGATGTCGACGCCCGGGTAGATCTCGCCGAGCGACTTCAGCATGACCTCCATCCGCTCCTCGGCCGGCAGCGGCAGCCACTTCAGGCTGTCGTCGCACCAGGTGTACGACAGGCAGATCGCCGCCGGGCGGTCCGGTCCCTCGTCGAGGAGGTAGGTGCCGCGGGTCATGCGGTCGGTGAGCGTCATGGACATCACGTCGCGCCCGGTCGGCTCACCCTTGTCGTCGACGGCCCGGTCCAGCCAGAACGGCCGGTCCACGGGCACGAAGAGCTTGGACGAGGCCATGTAGTGGGTGCGTTCGACGGCGGTCCAGTGGTCGATGGGCAGCAGTTCGTCGGCGCAGTCGATCTTCGAAAGCAGCATCCACGACTGGGCGGTGAAGACGGCGGCCCGGTAGGTGCGTACGTCGCCGGCGGAGTCGGTGACGGTGATCCGCTCGCCGGCGGCGCGGGCGAGCCGGGTGACCGCAGGGCGGGGGGTGCCGCCGGCGTGCAGGGCGGCCAGCGAGGTGCCGTGCGGCCAGTGCACGAGCTTGCCGGGTGCGCGGTCCCAGAGCCGCAGCGGCAACTGCCGGCTGCCGCCGACGATGCCGTGGTGGTCGTCGTCGGCCTCGGTGTAGACGACGCGCAGGATCTCCAGGATGGAGTTGGGGAAGTCGGTGTCCCAGCCGCCGGTGCCGAAGCCGACCTGGCCGAAGATCTCCCGGTGCCGGAAGGAACGGAAGGCGTCGGAGTCGCAGAGGAAGCCGTAGAACGTCTGGTTGTCGAGCCGTTCGACCAGAGCCGCCCACAGCTCGCGGATCCGCGGCACGTCGCGCTCGCGGATGGCGCGGTTCATGACGCTGAAGTCCGCGCCCTCCTCCAGGCAGTCGGCCCAGGCGGCGGCGACGTTGCGGTAGACCTGCGGCAGGTCGTCGATGGTGCGGGCGTAGTGCGACTCGCCCTTGAGGTCGACGACGGTCGAAGGGGTGCCGGGGGCGAGCGGGTTGGGGAACGGGCGGGTCGTAAGGCCCGCGAGGTCGATGTAGTGCCGCAGTGCCGTGGACGACGGCGGGAAGCGCATCGCGCCCATCTCGGCGGTGAGCGCGGGGTCGCAGCCGGGGAACGTCTCGGTACGCAGCCGGCCGCCGATCCGGTCCGCCTCGTAGACGACCGGCTTCAGGCCCATCTTCATCAGCTCGTACGCGGCGACGAGGCCGGAGAGCCCGCCGCCGATCACGGCGACCTCGGTGCCGTGCTCCGTCGCCGGTATCTGGCCGAGCCCGGCGGGGTGGGCGAGGAAGTCGTCGTACGCGAAGGGGAAGTCGGGGCCGAACATCGTGATCGGCCGCCGGGCGGTCTCCTCCCCCGCGGGGTGGACGGCGGTGGGCACGGTGGACGTCATCGGGCGGGGCTCCTCGGGCGTGCGGGCAGGGCGGCGCGCGGCCGCCGCCGGGGCGTGGCTGGGTACGGGTCTGCGGGTACGGGGTACGGGGTACGGGCTGCGGGTGCGGGACTTCGGCGCGGGGCGTCAGGCGTACAACTCGGGCCTCAGGTCCGCGAGATAGGTGTTGTCCCGGCGGGCGGCGGCGATCCGGGCCGGGTCGACGTCGGCGAGCAGCAGGTCCTCGCCGTCGTGCCCGGCGCGGGCGCGCACCGTGCCGTCGGGTGCGGCCAGGCAGCTCAGCCCGGCGAAGTGGTGCTCGCCCTCGGCGCCGACGCGGTTGACGTACGCGACGTACAACTGGCTCTCGTAGGCGCGTGCCGGGACGAGGGTGCGGGGCACGATCTCGTACGGGCGCATCAGCGCGGTGGGCACGAGCAGCAGCTCCGTGCCGGCCAGGGCGTGCGCCCGCACCGGCTCGGGGAACTCCACGTCGTAGCAGATCAGGATGCCGACGCGGATGCCGTCGACGTCGGCCTGGACCACGGGGGTGTCGCCGGGGGTGAAGAACTTGCGCTCGAAGTCGCCGAAGAGGTGCGTCTTGCGGTAGTTGGCCGACGGATAGCCGTACGGGGAGACGAGCTGGACGGCGTTGTACACGTCCGAGCCGTCCCGCTCCGGGTAGCCGTAGGCGATGGACAGGCCGTGGTCGGCGGCGATGCCGGCGACGGCGCGGGCGCCGGGGCCGTCGGCCGGCTCGGCGCGGCCCGCGGGGTCGGTGGCGTACCCGCTGAGGAACAGCTCGGAGGCGACGAGCAGCCGCGCGCCCCCGGCGGCGGCGGTCCGGGCGGCTGCCTCCAGTGCGGCGAGGGCCTCCCGTCTGCTCGGGGGCACCCCGGCCGGCCCCTGGAGCAGGGCGGTGCGCAGCGGCGCCATGGGCAACCTCGCAGGCGGGTGGTGGGTGCGTTTCCCCCGACGGTACGTCCTGCGCCAGGCCCGGAACAAGGCCGGTCGATTGCGTCCGACCAGGCGATTCGTTGCGTCTGTGCGGGCCCCGGCGGTGATCCGTTGCGTGCCGCGGCGGTGCGGCTCAGCGGGGCGGGTCGGGGGCGTAGCGGCGGACGAGCGGGGAGAGGACGAGGACCGATCTGGTGCGCTCGACGAAGGGCTCGCCCGCGATCCGTTCCAGCACGTCCTCGAAGTGGCGCATGTCGGTGGCGAAGATCTGCACGATGGCGTCGGCGTCGCCGGTGACCGTGGAGGCGGCGGCCACCTCCGCGTAGCGCGAGAGCGCGCGGCGGATGTCGCCGGGGCCGGTGTTGGAGCGGCAGTACAGCTCGACGTAGCCCTCGGTGGCCCAGCCGAGCGCGGCGGGGTCGACCCGTACGGTGAAGCCGGTGATGGCGCCGGCGGCGCGCAGCCTGTCCACGCGCCGCTTGACCGCGGGCGCGGACAGGCCGACCTCGGCGCCGATGTCGGCGTAGGTGCGGCGGGCGTCCTCGGCGAGGGCGCGCACGATCCGCTCGTCCAGCTCGTCGAGTCGCATGTCCGCAGTACACCACGGCCGGCCGGGCCGCTCCCGGCGCGGCCGGCGTAGTGCATCCGACCGCAGGGCGGCTACTGCCAGCTCGCGTGCAGCGGCTTGCCCTCGGCGTACCCCGCGGCGCTCTGCACGCCGACGACGGCCCGCTCGTGGAACTCCTCCAGCGTCGCCGCCCCGGCGTAGGTGCACGCGCTGCGCACGCCCGCGACGACGGCGTCGATGACGTCCTCGACGCCGGGACGCGCCGGGTCCAGGAACATCCGCGAGGTGGAGATGCCCTCCTCGAAGAGCCCCTTGCGGGCGCGGTCGTACGCGGACTCCTCGACCGTGCGGCCGCGTACGGCGCGCGCGGAGGCCATGCCGAAGCTCTCCTTGTACAGCCGGCCGTCCGCGGTCTGCTGGAGGTCGCCCGGGGACTCGTAGGTGCCGGCGAACCAGGAGCCGATCATGACGTTGGACGCGCCAGCGGCCAGCGCCATGGCAACGTCGCGGGGGTGCCGCACGCCGCCGTCGGCCCACACGTGCTTGCCGAGCCGGCGCGCCTCGGCGGCGCACTCCAGGACGGCGGAGAACTGCGGGCGGCCCACGCCGGTCATCATGCGGGTGGTGCACATCGCGCCGGGCCCGACGCCGACCTTGACGATGTCGGCGCCCGCCTCGACGAGGTCGCGTACGCCGTCGGCGGCGACGATGTTGCCCGCCACCACGGGCACCTCGGGGTCCAGGGCGCGGACGGCGCGCAGCGCGTGGATCATCTGCTCCTGGTGGCCGTGCGCGGTGTCCACGACGAGGGTGTCGATGCCCGCGTCGAGGAGCTGCCTGGCACGGCCGGCGACGTCGCCGTTGATGCCCGCGGCGGCGGCGACGCGCAGCCGGCCGCGGGCGTCGGTGGCGGGGGTGTAGAGGGTGGCCCGCAGGGCGCCCTTGCGGGTGAGCAGGCCGACGAGCCGACCGTCGGGCCCGACGGCGGGGGCGAGCCTGCGGTGGGCGGCGTCCAGCCGGTTGAACGCCTCGCGCGGGTCGATGTCCGCGTCGAGGGTCAGCAGCTCGCGGGACATGACCTCGGAGAGCTGGGTGAAGCGGTCCACGCCGTTCAGGTCGGCCTCGGTGACGACGCCCACGGGGCGGCCGTCCTCGACGACGACGGCGGCGCCGTGCGCCCGCTTGGGCAGCAGCGCCAGCGCGTCGGCGACGGTGGAGTGGGGGCCGAGCACGATGGGCGTGTCGAGTACCAGGTCGCGCTGCTTGACCCAGGAGACGACCTCGGTGACCACGTCGATGGGGATGTCCTGCGGGATGACGACGAGCCCGCCGCGGCGGGCCACGGTCTCGGCCATCCGGCGGCCGGCGATGGCCGTCATGTTGGCGACGACGAGCGGGATGGTGGTGCCGGTGCCGTCGGCGGAGGACAGGTCCACGGCCTGGCGGGAGCCCACGCCGGAGCGGCGGGGGACCATGAAGACGTCGTCGTACGTCAGGTCGTACGGGGCGGGAGAGTCATTCAGGAAACGCACGTACTTGAGTGTCCCACGTGGCCGCGGGATCGCCCCCGGACGGGTCCTCCGGGCCGGCGGCGGCGGGCCGGTGCGATCGTACGAGGAACCGGCGGGCGGACCCGCGCGGCGGGGGGGGGCACGCGGCCGGGCGGAGGGCTCCGCCGTGGCGGCAATCGGGCGGATCTGGCGGCGCGGGGGCGTGAAGCAGGGTGCGGCGGGGCACCCGCCCCCTTGACCGCTACGGACACACGTGCACGCCCCGTCACGGGAGGACGACATGTCGACGCAGCCGACCCGGGTGCCGGCAGCGACCACCGGGACCCGCCGGGCCCCGGCGGCGGACCGGGAGCCCGACCCCGTACCGCCGTTGCCGCCGCCGACGCCCCCCGCACCGCCCGGCCCAGGTCCGGATCCGCGCCCCGGGCCGGGGCCGGGTCCCGGGCCTGGACCTGGACCCGGTCCCGGACCTGGACCCGGACCTGGGCCTGGACCCGGACCTGGGCCTGGACCCGGACCTGGGCCTGGACCTGGACCCGGACCTGGGCCTGGACCTGGACCTGGACCTGGGCCTGGGCCCGGACCCGTGCCGCAGCCGCCGCCGGAGCCGGATCCGATCCCCCGGCCGCCCGGCCCCGACCCGGTGCCGGAGCCGAATCCGCAGCCCGGTCCCGTGGGCTGAGAACAGAAGGGCGGCAGGTCACGGTGAAGGAGGCGATCCAGGTGGCCGTTTCGGCCGACGAACTCGATCGTGAAGCCCTCGTCCGCTACATCGAGGACGGCTTCGTCTGCGCGCAGGCGTGCGCGGAGTGCGCGACGGCCTGCCTGCAGCCCGCGGGCGCGGCCGAGCCCGGCGCGGTGCAGCGGCTGGACCTGCGGTGCGCGGACGTGTGCGAGCAGACCGCCCGGATGCTCTCGCAGCACGGCCGGCACGACACACCGGGGCTGCGGGCCCAGGTGGAGCTGTGCGCGGCGACGTGCGCGGCGTGTGCCGAGGACTACGAGCGGCTGGCGGCCGAGGCGCCGGGGGCGGCCGAGCGGGCGGCGGCGTGCCGCCGCTGCGAGCAGGCGTGCCACGACTTCCTGGTGAACCTCACCTGAGCCCCGGGCGCCGCCCGCGGTCAGCCCGCGACCCGGATCCCCTCGCCCGTCACGTCGACCACGATGCCGTCCGCGGTCGCCGTGACCATCTCCAGCCGTACGCCGTCCGGCAGCCCGCCGACCCGCTGTTCGAGGTCGACGGCACCGCGCACCGTCTCCTCGGCGCCGGGCACGCCGGCCACCGGGACCTCGTCCGCCTCCAGCCGGATGGTGTCGCCGCCCTCGGTGCTGACGGTGGAGAGCACCTCGGCCGGCTCCGGTGCGTTCAGCGTCGCCGCGCTCGCGGTGACCTTCACCTTGCCTTCGCCGCCGTAGGCGAACCTGACGCCCTTCTGCCCGGCCGCGAGCGACAGCGCCTCGTACGCGATGACGGCGGAGCCCTCGGCGCTCTCGGCGGTCGCGCCGCCGTAGTCGCCGTCCAGCTCGACACCGCTCAGGTCCACGCTGAACTCGGAGATCATCAGCCGCTCGCCGGTGCCGGCGGCGGCCGGGTCCGCGCGGATGCCGGTCATGGTGACGTCGACGTCGTCGAGGTGCTTGCCGTAGACCTGGGTGAGGAACGGGAAGCCGTTGATGGACACGTCGGTGCTGCCTTCCAGGCCCTGCCTTGCCTGGATCTTCTCCGCGACCTTCCCCTCCGCTATGTAGACGGTCAGCCGGTCGGCGGCGACGAAGAGCACCCCGAGCACGAGGCACACCACCAGCAAGATTCGCAGTCCGCGCATGAGACAGGTCCCCCCCGGGAGTGTCGGTTCCGGGAGCCTATCCGGTCCCCCACGGGCGCCTTCCGCGCCCCGGGCCTGGTGTGACGCATCTCTACCCGCCCCGCGGCCCAGGGCGCTGTCCGGCGCCCGGCACCCAGGGGATATCTTGATATCAAGCAATCCGGCAGAGCAGCGACGCGGACTGGAGCACCCGGTGACCGAATCAGCATCGACGATCATCTACACCCACACCGACGAGGCCCCGGCCCTGGCCACGTACTCGTTCCTGCCGGTGGTCCAGGCGTACGCCGCGACCGCCGGGGTCGAGGTGGAGACCCGCGACATCTCCCTGTCCGGGCGGATCCTCGCCCACTTCCCCGAGCGGCTGCCGGCCGGCCGGCAGGTGCCCGACGCGCTCGCCGAGCTGGGCGCGCTGGCGCAGACGCCGCAGGCGAACATCATCAAGCTGCCGAACATCTCGGCGTCCATCCCGCAGCTCAAGGCCGCCATCGCCGAGCTGCGGGCGCACGGCTACGACCTGCCGGACTACCCGGACGAGCCCAAGACGGACGAGGAGCGCGACATCCGCGCCCGCTACGACAAGGTCAAGGGCAGCGCCGTCAACCCCGTGCTGCGCGAGGGCAACTCCGACCGCCGCGCCCCCGCCTCGGTGAAGAACTACGCCCGCAACCACCCGCACCGCATGGGCGCGTGGACCCCGGAGTCGAAGACGAACGTCGCGCACATGATCGCCGACGACTTCCGCTCCACCGAGAAGTCCGCGGTCGTCGAGCGCGACGGCAGCCTGCGCATCGAGCTGGCCCGCGCCGACGGCACCACCGAGGTGCTGCGCGAGGCGGTGCCGGTGCTCGCCGGCGAGGTGGTCGACGCCTCCGTGATGCACGTCGAGGCGCTGCGCGCGTTCCTCGGCGAGCAGGTCGCCCGCGCGAAGACCGACGACGTGCTGTTCTCGCTGCACCTGAAGGCCACGATGATGAAGGTCTCCGACCCCATCGTCTTCGGCCACGCGGTACGGGCCTTCTTCCCCCGGACGTTCGCGCGGTACGGCGCGACGCTGGCCGCCGCGGGCCTGACCCCGAACGACGGGCTCGGCGGCATCCTCGCCGGCCTCGACGCGCTGCCCGAGGGCGCCGAGATCAAGGCGTCGTTCGACGCCGAGCTGGCCGAGGGCCCGGCGCTGGCGATGGTCGACTCCGACCGGGGCATCACCAACCTGCACGTCCCCAGCGACGTCATCGTGGACGCCTCGATGCCCGCGATGATCCGTACCTCCGGCCACATGTGGGGCCCCGACGGCGCCGAGGCCGACACCCTCGCCGTCATCCCGGACAGCAGCTACGCGGGCATCTACCAGGTCGTCCTCGACGACTGCCGTGCCCACGGCGCCTTCGACCCGGCGACGATGGGCTCGGTGCCCAACGTCGGCCTGATGGCGCAGAAGGCCGAGGAGTACGGC from Streptomyces sp. CMB-StM0423 includes the following:
- a CDS encoding Lrp/AsnC family transcriptional regulator, coding for MRLDELDERIVRALAEDARRTYADIGAEVGLSAPAVKRRVDRLRAAGAITGFTVRVDPAALGWATEGYVELYCRSNTGPGDIRRALSRYAEVAAASTVTGDADAIVQIFATDMRHFEDVLERIAGEPFVERTRSVLVLSPLVRRYAPDPPR
- a CDS encoding LmeA family phospholipid-binding protein gives rise to the protein MRGLRILLVVCLVLGVLFVAADRLTVYIAEGKVAEKIQARQGLEGSTDVSINGFPFLTQVYGKHLDDVDVTMTGIRADPAAAGTGERLMISEFSVDLSGVELDGDYGGATAESAEGSAVIAYEALSLAAGQKGVRFAYGGEGKVKVTASAATLNAPEPAEVLSTVSTEGGDTIRLEADEVPVAGVPGAEETVRGAVDLEQRVGGLPDGVRLEMVTATADGIVVDVTGEGIRVAG
- the ribD gene encoding bifunctional diaminohydroxyphosphoribosylaminopyrimidine deaminase/5-amino-6-(5-phosphoribosylamino)uracil reductase RibD yields the protein MRRAIALASRALGDTSPNPVVGCVILDAAGHPAGEGHHARAGGPHAEVAALADAGERARGGTAVVTLEPCSHTGRTGPCVRALAAAGVARVVYAVADPTPAAGGGAAALAAAGIEAEGGLLADEAAAGNEPWLTSVLRGRPYVLWKYAATLDGRSAAADGTSRWITSPAARADVHRLRAEADAVVVGSGTLRADDPQLAVRGPRAEAGVTQPLRVVADTEGTALTPGARILDGAAPTLVAVAADAADSAVDGLTAVLDAAAARAGRRADVVRLPRAAGGRGLDVAALLAALYGRDVRSVLLEGGPALAGAFLAAGVVDRVVCYLAPVLLGAGPAALADAGIGTIGEALRLDVTAVDHLGPDLRLTAVPGPVPEPPATKES
- a CDS encoding GuaB1 family IMP dehydrogenase-related protein, with the protein product MRFLNDSPAPYDLTYDDVFMVPRRSGVGSRQAVDLSSADGTGTTIPLVVANMTAIAGRRMAETVARRGGLVVIPQDIPIDVVTEVVSWVKQRDLVLDTPIVLGPHSTVADALALLPKRAHGAAVVVEDGRPVGVVTEADLNGVDRFTQLSEVMSRELLTLDADIDPREAFNRLDAAHRRLAPAVGPDGRLVGLLTRKGALRATLYTPATDARGRLRVAAAAGINGDVAGRARQLLDAGIDTLVVDTAHGHQEQMIHALRAVRALDPEVPVVAGNIVAADGVRDLVEAGADIVKVGVGPGAMCTTRMMTGVGRPQFSAVLECAAEARRLGKHVWADGGVRHPRDVAMALAAGASNVMIGSWFAGTYESPGDLQQTADGRLYKESFGMASARAVRGRTVEESAYDRARKGLFEEGISTSRMFLDPARPGVEDVIDAVVAGVRSACTYAGAATLEEFHERAVVGVQSAAGYAEGKPLHASWQ
- a CDS encoding DUF5995 family protein, which gives rise to MTSVQDTAASGALDAAAERMRALTCELPRRDGVAVFTSVYLAVTDEVRLHLAAGGFADRTAAAGLAADFAGRFLAAVQDDAAGRRPPACWRPLFEARRHRGVHTLQFALAGINAHIGYDLPLAVVATCRALGRDPEDVEGDYERVGELLVRLEERIREQLMPGPDLLDVADPLTHLAGAWSLERARDAAWAAARVLWRLRGLPEVGEEFGERLDQSVGLVSRCLLVPLGGRPDD
- a CDS encoding carbon-nitrogen hydrolase family protein; the protein is MAPLRTALLQGPAGVPPSRREALAALEAAARTAAAGGARLLVASELFLSGYATDPAGRAEPADGPGARAVAGIAADHGLSIAYGYPERDGSDVYNAVQLVSPYGYPSANYRKTHLFGDFERKFFTPGDTPVVQADVDGIRVGILICYDVEFPEPVRAHALAGTELLLVPTALMRPYEIVPRTLVPARAYESQLYVAYVNRVGAEGEHHFAGLSCLAAPDGTVRARAGHDGEDLLLADVDPARIAAARRDNTYLADLRPELYA
- a CDS encoding NADP-dependent isocitrate dehydrogenase, with the translated sequence MTESASTIIYTHTDEAPALATYSFLPVVQAYAATAGVEVETRDISLSGRILAHFPERLPAGRQVPDALAELGALAQTPQANIIKLPNISASIPQLKAAIAELRAHGYDLPDYPDEPKTDEERDIRARYDKVKGSAVNPVLREGNSDRRAPASVKNYARNHPHRMGAWTPESKTNVAHMIADDFRSTEKSAVVERDGSLRIELARADGTTEVLREAVPVLAGEVVDASVMHVEALRAFLGEQVARAKTDDVLFSLHLKATMMKVSDPIVFGHAVRAFFPRTFARYGATLAAAGLTPNDGLGGILAGLDALPEGAEIKASFDAELAEGPALAMVDSDRGITNLHVPSDVIVDASMPAMIRTSGHMWGPDGAEADTLAVIPDSSYAGIYQVVLDDCRAHGAFDPATMGSVPNVGLMAQKAEEYGSHDKTFEAAAAGTVRVVDAAGAVVLEQPVAEGDIFRMCQTKDAPIRDWVKLAVTRARATGDPAVFWLDEDRAHDARLIAKVREYLPEHDTEGLDIRILAPADAMALSLARIRRGEDTISVTGNVLRDYLTDLFPILELGTSAKMLSVVPLMNGGGLFETGAGGSAPKHVQQLVKEDYLRWDSLGEFLALAVSFEHLAQTTDNARAQVLADTLDRATATFLNENKSPTRRVGGIDNRGSHFYLALYWAQELAGQTADAKLAEAFAPLAATLAEREEKIVEELLAVQGKPADIGGYYQPDPEKAAAVMRPSQTLNEALSALS
- a CDS encoding riboflavin synthase gives rise to the protein MFTGIVEELGEVVAVEELPDAARFRLRGPVVTEGARHGDSIAVNGVCLTVVGHEGAEFTADVMAETLDRSSLGGLGPGDRVNLERPTAVGGRLGGHLVQGHVDGTGEITARRTSDNWEVVTVSLPADLARYVVEKGSITVDGVSLTVVEAGPDFFTISLIPTTLALTTLGFTQPGDRVNLEVDIVAKYVERLVAPHAARAGGARE
- a CDS encoding flavin monoamine oxidase family protein, with the protein product MTSTVPTAVHPAGEETARRPITMFGPDFPFAYDDFLAHPAGLGQIPATEHGTEVAVIGGGLSGLVAAYELMKMGLKPVVYEADRIGGRLRTETFPGCDPALTAEMGAMRFPPSSTALRHYIDLAGLTTRPFPNPLAPGTPSTVVDLKGESHYARTIDDLPQVYRNVAAAWADCLEEGADFSVMNRAIRERDVPRIRELWAALVERLDNQTFYGFLCDSDAFRSFRHREIFGQVGFGTGGWDTDFPNSILEILRVVYTEADDDHHGIVGGSRQLPLRLWDRAPGKLVHWPHGTSLAALHAGGTPRPAVTRLARAAGERITVTDSAGDVRTYRAAVFTAQSWMLLSKIDCADELLPIDHWTAVERTHYMASSKLFVPVDRPFWLDRAVDDKGEPTGRDVMSMTLTDRMTRGTYLLDEGPDRPAAICLSYTWCDDSLKWLPLPAEERMEVMLKSLGEIYPGVDIRKHVIGPPVTVSWEDEPYFMGAFKANLPGHYRYQRRLFTHFMQEALPEGKRGLFLAGDDISWTAGWAEGAVQTALNAVWGVMRHFGGATDPANPGPGDVFDAIAPVELPED